One Solanum pennellii chromosome 9, SPENNV200 DNA segment encodes these proteins:
- the LOC107030853 gene encoding cleavage stimulating factor 64-like — protein MATSDSQRRSVFVGNIPYDATEEQLIQICEEVGPVVSFRLVVDRETGKPKGYGFCEYRDEETSLSARRNLQGYKINGRKLRVDFAGNDKNSDRNREQERGGPGMVANADPKMHIGGPAVPVDSALQQPLGMQVAMTAAAVMAGALGASQSGNSFNTSGVDPLTLHMSKLSRSHLNDVMSEFKAMCTQNKEQTRQLLLAIPNLTKALFQAQLIQGMVTQSMLQTPNIQQAQLQSLLLDSQQLPTRPLPGLPPLPPRFLPKARPQIQSVQPGQNQVLQSLLTTPSGILPAIQPQVLVSMNPPVQGNPSAAFGILDNTNNSSLITRPAYPSGLPEKKRPAANNLHLPSPLSKMTRINDGISYAMLDAPLPTPQLGPSNQVSAPLQTSNPDNQASQVQLPSNVESALLQQVLSLTPEQLTSLPPDQQQQVIQLQQRLR, from the exons ATGGCCACTTCTGATTCTCAGCGTCGTTCTGTCTTTG TTGGGAATATACCTTATGATGCTACTGAAGAGCAACTAATTCAAATCTGTGAGGAAGTTGGACCAGTTGTTTCCTTCAG ATTGGTTGTTGATAGAGAAACTGGGAAACCAAAAGGTTATGGATTCTGCGAATACAGAGATGAAGAGACTTCCTTGAGTGCTCGTCGCAACCTTCAGGGTTACAAGATAAATGGACGGAAGCTAAGAGTTGATTTTGCTGGAAATGACAAAAATTCTGACAGAAATCGTGAACAG GAGCGCGGTGGACCTGGCATGGTCGCGAATGCTG ATCCCAAAATGCACATTGGGGGACCAGCTGTCCCTGTGGATTCTGCACTTCAGCAGCCATTAGGCATGCAAGTAGCTATGACTGCTGCAGCCGTTATGGCAGGAGCTCTTGGAGCTTCTCAGAGTGGAAACTCATTCAATACATCTGGAGTAGATCCTTTAACATTACATATGTCCAAATTGTCTAGGAGTCACCTGAATGATGTTATGTCTGAGTTTAAG GCAATGTGTACACAAAACAAGGAACAGACACGCCAACTGCTGCTAGCAATTCCAAATTTGACAAAAGCTCTTTTTCAG GCACAACTAATACAGGGAATGGTAACCCAATCAATG TTGCAGACACCAAATATTCAACAAGCTCAACTGCAGTCATTGTTGCTAGATAGTCAACAGCTACCAACTCGGCCTCTTCCTGGGTTACCCCCACTTCCCCCTAGATTTCTCCCCAAGGCACGGCCTCAGATTCAATCGGTGCAACCAGGGCAGAATCAAGTTTTGCAGAGTCTGTTAACGACACCTTCTGGAATCCTTCCAGCAATACAACCCCAGGTACTGGTGTCAATGAACCCACCAGTTCAG GGAAACCCTTCAGCAGCTTTTGGGATCTTGGATAATACAAATAATTCATCTTTGATTACCAGACCAGCTTACCCTTCAGGTTTGCCTGAGAAGAAGAGACCGGCGGCTAACAATCTACATCTTCCGAGTCCGCTATCGAAAATGACAAGGATTAATGATGGAATAAGTTATGCCATGCTTGATGCACCTCTACCTACGCCCCAGTTAGGACCCTCAAATCAAGTTTCAGCTCCACTACAAACGTCAAACCCTGATAACCAAGCTAGTCAG GTGCAGCTTCCCTCAAACGTTGAGTCTGCCTTGCTACAACAAGTACTGAGTCTCACTCCTGAACAGTTAACTTCACTTCCACCAGATCAGCAGCAGCAGGTCATTCAGCTCCAACAGAGGCTTCGCTAG
- the LOC107030804 gene encoding aluminum-activated malate transporter 13-like, producing MSSNVVPVPNEENIIIIISQHDQNKSHKTKLSSIVSFLKESIAKLDIKKVIHSVKVGIALVLVSLLYLLDPLFQKVGQNAMWAIMTVVVVFEFFAGATLSKGINRAIGTVLGGGLGCLAAILADESGEIGGALVVGISVIIIGVGATYSRLIPSVKKKYDYGVMIFILTFSLVVVSGVRADKIMKLAGERLSNIGMGFAVCIFTSFIYPIWAGDELHFSTATKFDKLATSIQGCLEEYFVIANDKEKKATIDISGCKSVMHSKSSDESLANFAKWEPWHGKFGFFYPWEKYLNIGEVLRELAAMIISFKGCIQSVRQSSPTERDSIREPCEKIGLSLATILMELGDSIRHMKRCRAKYLITQCMRQELSLLVNLHNNNNNSTENESNLGLASFIFQILEMVDKVELLATKVEELGEIAHFHNKKLDV from the exons ATGAGTTCCAACGTTGTACCTGTTccaaatgaagaaaatattattattattatttctcaaCATGACCAAAACAAATCACACAAAACCAAACTTTCCTCTATTGTCTCATTTCTCAAGGAAAGTATAGCCAAATTGGATATCAAGAAAGTTATACATAGTGTTAAAGTTGGTATTGCTTTAGTATTGGTATCACTTTTGTACTTGCTTGATCCTTTATTCCAAAAAGTAGGACAAAATGCTATGTGGGCTATTATGACTGTGGTCGTTGTTTTTGAATTCTTCGCAG GTGCTACACTAAGCAAAGGGATAAATCGAGCTATTGGTACCGTACTGGGTGGAGGATTGGGATGTTTGGCTGCAATATTAGCTGATGAAAGTGGTGAAATTGGTGGTGCCTTAGTTGTTGGCATCTCTGTCATTATCATTG GTGTTGGTGCAACATACTCAAGGTTGATACCAAGTGTGAAGAAGAAATATGATTATGGAgttatgatatttatattaacatTCAGTTTAGTAGTAGTATCTGGTGTTAGAGCTGACAAAATAATGAAGTTGGCCGGAGAGAGACTCTCCAACATTGGGATGGGCTTTGCTGTTTGCATATTTACAAGTTTCATATACCCCATTTGGGCTGGTGATGAACTTCATTTCTCCACTGCAACTAAGTTTGATAAACTTGCCACTTCTATCCaag GGTGCTTAGAGGAATATTTTGTGATAGCCAATGATAAGGAAAAAAAGGCAACAATTGACATCAGTGGATGCAAATCAGTGATGCACTCCAAGTCTAGTGATGAGTCAtt GGCAAATTTTGCAAAGTGGGAACCTTGGCATGgaaaatttggatttttttatccATGGGAGAAGTATTTGAATATTGGAGAAGTTTTAAGGGAACTTGCAGCAATGATCATCTCATTTAAAGGGTGTATTCAATCAGTAAGacag TCGTCCCCAACGGAAAGAGACAGCATAAGAGAGCCATGTGAGAAAATAGGGTTGTCACTAGCAACAATTTTGATGGAACTTGGAGATAGCATAAGACACATGAAAAGGTGTCGTGCCAAATATTTGATAACACAATGCATGAGACAAGAGCTAAGCCTCCTTGTAAACTtacacaataataataataattcgaCTGAAAATGAAAGTAATCTTGGATTGGCCagctttatttttcaaattttagagATGGTGGACAAGGTTGAATTGTTGGCTACAAAGGTGGAAGAACTTGGTGAAATTGCACACTTTCACAACAAGAAACTTGATGTGTAA